In the genome of Thunnus maccoyii chromosome 15, fThuMac1.1, whole genome shotgun sequence, one region contains:
- the LOC121912513 gene encoding uncharacterized protein LOC121912513 isoform X1, producing the protein MPVEVNGSRVDIMVDSGATISTVKADEHVCTPTPNFVTTVGVSGVPVVEPLSQRAKITVEGSDVQHSFLISEKSPINLMGRDLLCKLHATIQCTPDGLFLSLPDVKAAHAFQFLKTIADCLYCWSLTDFNMASSFTVSSIQKIAQISPACATQMSAMRPVLQCHCTAAFNPPEVYKQLADVFLNTQEGLECEQCLFVGPQGCAIPIRLSDAQRKLVNDKDSFPYITVAVSPGCDPQQLESMVAQCQALRGAAQTPQTQTITHLGLELYMLSLTEHIQLPQSRFVLQQPPLPTQYGPPSELSEVPSILWAKHKNHVGFVNSAPPHEVTLKPGAKLPMVRQYNLPHKSIAGIEGVIQSLLDQGVLVQTTSPCNTPILPIPKANRPDEWRFVQDLQAINSIVVPTAPIVPDTNSILASLPSNSTHYTVIDLSSAFFSIPLHPDSQYLFAFTFKGKQYTWQRLPQGFVESPTVYAAAVKRDLDDLHFPGGSTLLQYADDLLIASPSQEACRTDSILLLQRLAECGHRASLAKLQFCRSEVTYLGHVLKNGQRLLSPERLKLLVNMPPPTTKKQMLSFLGMANYCRHWIFEYAAMDSVLRNATLQSAPPKVQWTEDMNKAFQDLKHALTLAPALGLPDYHQPFHLHVHERDGFATGILVQKHGSHYRPVAYYSSRLTPVVLGMPGCLRAVAAVAIMIEKSSPIVLAHDCVVHVPHAVLHILNTSATQHMTAARRSGYEAIILHSPHITLKRSPPLNPATLLPLIDTDDEHDCITTIDLCTSPRPDLLQTPIPNSDLIFYTDGSASRPSDSTHLAGYAVVNDWGVVEAKALPPGTSAQAAELYALTRACILASGKVATIYTDSRYAFGAAHDFGQLWKMRGFVSSSGKPLQHHTLVNDLLDAILRPSQLAIIKCAAHTNGTDPVSRGNAMADTAAKQAALSSPSLVLQCASTQPTNPIPVPSANDVVTMQNHADDRERSLWLRKGCKVDAESGLWLHPDGRPVCPRALLHVLARVTHGPAHVGRGVMNDVIRSQWFAPGITQVSQTLVDSCMICQQTRKKNSTVKHDHLEPPSGPFVNMQIDFVHMPSSQGFKYLLVITDRFSKWVEAFATKKEDARTVVKCLLKEVIPRYGVPQGIDSDRGPAFVSKITQGLSEILGFKWQLHVPYHPQSSGQVERMNATIKDRLTKTVLATGLKWPDALPIVLYSIRSAPSATTGLSPHEVLMGRPMSTGTSPPLTPHKATLLWTDEFMTEYVKRLTEILRKYHLQVADRLPKPSEEPIHSFREGDLVLIKSLEKVSLSPRWKGPYQVLLTTRTALKVEGRAEWIHATSRFGQGTGQVGPNERETGVSLIPGEGERKGFPSHDTVGAMNPVPHGQGRPLQNDPENADQEPDLGHTDKSMSPLGLYNTRITPGGWIPHHHASYVLVTSPW; encoded by the exons ATGCCTGTTGAAGTAAATGGTAGTAGAGTTGACATTATGGTAGATAGTGGGGCCACAATTTCCACTGTTAAAGCTGATGAGCATGTATGTACACCAACACCTAATTTTGTCACCACCGTGGGTGTTTCCGGCGTTCCTGTTGTTGAGCCACTATCACAGAGAGCTAAAATAACTGTTGAAGGTTCAGATGTGCAACATTCTTTCCTGATTTCTGAGAAAAGTCCAATTAATCTCATGGGACGAGATTTACTTTGCAAGCTACATGCCACCATTCAATGCACACCTGATGGATTGTTTTTAAGCCTACCTGATGTGAAGGCTGCTCatgcatttcagtttttgaaaactATTGctgattgtttgtattgttggtCATTGACTGATTTTAACATGGCTTCCAGTTTCACAGTATCTAGCATTCAAAAAATTGCTCAAATTTCACCAGCATGTGCAACACAGATGTCTGCCATGAGGCCTGTACTACAGTGTCACTGTACAGCAGCATTTAACCCCCCAGAGGTGTACAAACAAttagctgatgtgtttttgaatacACAAGAGGGGTTGGAGTGtgaacaatgtttgtttgttggtccACAGGGATGTGCAATTCCAATTCGGTTATCTGACGCACAGCGCAAATTGGTTAATGATAAAGATTCATTTCCATACATCACTGTAGCTGTCTCTCCTGGCTGTGACCCACAACAGCTTGAAAGCATGGTGGCACAGTGCCAGGCATTGAGAGGAGCTGCGCAGACTCCTCAAACTCAAACAATAACACACTTGGGCCTTGAGCTGTACATGTTATCTTTAACTGAGCACATCCAGCTACCTCAGAGTAGGTTTGTTTTGCAACAACCACCCCTCCCCACACAGTATGGGCCTCCATCAGAGCTTTCAGAGGTTCCATCTATTTTATGGGCTAAACATAAAAACCATGTGGGTTTTGTGAATTCGGCTCCACCTCACGAAGTCACACTCAAACCTGGTGCTAAACTACCAATGGTCAGGCAATACAATTTGCCACACAAGTCAATTGCTGGTATTGAAGGTGTAATTCAGTCTTTACTGGATCAAGGTGTGTTGGTTCAAACAACAAGCCCATGTAACACACCCATTTTACCCATTCCAAAAGCAAACCGCCCAGATGAATGGCGTTTTGTACAAGATTTGCAAGCTATTAATAGCATTGTAGTGCCAACAGCTCCAATTGTGCCAGACACAAATTcgattttagcttcactaccaTCCAACTCAACACACTACACAGTCATTGATTTGAGTTCAGCTTTTTTCTCAATCCCGTTGCATCCAGATAGCCAGTATCTGTTTGCATTCACATTCAAAGGAAAACAGTACACCTGGCAGCGTTTGCCTCAGGGTTTTGTCGAGAGTCCTACAGTTTACGCAGCAGCAGTGAAACGGGACTTGGATGACCTCCACTTTCCAGGGGGCTCCACTCTCCTACAGTATGCAGATGACCTCCTGATAGCTTCACCATCACAGGAAGCTTGTCGAACGGACTCCATCTTGCTCCTACAGAGACTAGCTGAGTGTGGTCATAGAGCATCACTTGCCAAACTGCAATTTTGTCGGTCTGAGGTGACATACTTGGgtcatgttttgaaaaatggacAGCGCCTGTTGTCACCGGAGAGGTTGAAACTGCTGGTTAACATGCCTCCTCCCACAACCAAGAAACAAATGCTCTCGTTCTTGGGGATGGCGAATTATTGCAGACATTGGATCTTTGAGTATGCTGCTATGGACTCTGTTTTGCGAAACGCCACACTGCAATCAGCTCCTCCCAAGGTGCAGTGGACTGAGGACATGAACAAAGCTTTTCAGGACCTGAAACATGCTCTCACCTTGGCTCCGGCATTGGGGCTGCCGGACTATCATCAGCCGTTCCATCTGCATGTACATGAACGAGATGGCTTTGCTACAGGCATTCTCGTGCAAAAACATGGGTCTCATTACCGTCCAGTTGCGTACTACTCCTCTCGACTAACCCCTGTGGTTCTTGGCATGCCAGGTTGCTTAAGAGCGGTGGCCGCCGTTGCCATCATGATTGAGAAATCTTCTCCAATTGTACTGGCTCATGACTGTGTTGTGCACGTTCCACATGCAGTACTTCACATCTTGAACACATCTGCTACCCAACACATGACAGCTGCACGTCGTTCAGGCTATGAAGCAATCATTCTTCATAGTCCACACATCACTTTAAAACGCTCACCTCCATTGAATCCAGCTACTCTCCTTCCATTGATTGACACAGATGATGAGCATGATTGCATCACAACTATTGACCTGTGTACATCCCCAAGGCCAGACTTGTTGCAGACACCAATACCCaattctgatttgattttttacaCTGATGGTTCAGCTAGCAGACCATCTGATAGCACACATCTAGCTGGCTATGCAGTAGTTAACGATTGGGGGGTAGTAGAGGCAAAAGCACTGCCTCCAGGTACCTCTGCTCAAGCAGCAGAACTGTATGCTCTAACTAGAGCGTGTATTCTTGCTTCTGGTAAGGTGGCTACTATTTACACTGACTCAAGATATGCATTTGGCGCTGCTCATGATTTTGGCCAGTTATGGAAGATGAGAGGTTTTGTGTCATCTTCTGGAAAACCACTACAGCATCACACTTTGGTTAATGACCTGTTAGATGCTATTTTGCGCCCATCTCAGCTTGCAATCATCAAATGTGCTGCTCACACGAATGGAACTGATCCTGTTTCACGAGGAAATGCAATGGCTGACACTGCAGCCAAACAAGCGGcactttcctctccctctttggTACTTCAATGTGCCTCCACACAACCTACCAATCCAATTCCAGTTCCTTCCGCTAATGATGTCGTGACAATGCAAAATCACGCTGATGACAGGGAGCGAAGTCTTTGGTTGCGTAAAGGTTGTAAAGTTGACGCGGAGTCTGGCTTGTGGCTCCACCCTGATGGTCGACCGGTTTGCCCTCGAGCTCTCCTTCATGTGCTGGCACGTGTGACGCATGGTCCAGCGCATGTTGGAAGAGGGGTGATGAATGATGTTATTCGCTCACAGTGGTTTGCTCCAGGCATTACTCAAGTTTCACAAACACTTGTGGATAGTTGTATGATATGTCAACAGACCAGAAAAAAGAATAGCACAGTGAAACATGACCACTTAGAACCCCCATCAGGTCCttttgtaaatatgcaaatagatTTTGTACATATGCCAAGCTCACAAGGCTTCAAATACTTGCTAGTCATAACCGACAGGTTCTCGAAGTGGGTAGAAGCTTTTGCAACGAAAAAAGAAGATGCAAGAACAGTTGTAAAGTGTCTGCTAAAAGAGGTAATCCCTAGGTACGGAGTGCCGCAGGGAATAGATAGCGACAGAGGTCCAGCTTTTGTGTCAAAAATCACTCAGGGACTGTCAGAAATCTTAGGATTTAAGTGGCAGTTACATGTTCCTTATCATCCACAGAGTTCAGGTCAAGTTGAGAGAATGAATGCAACTATCAAAGACAGATTGACCAAAACAGTCCTAGCCACAGGCCTGAAATGGCCTGATGCACTGCCGATTGTGCTGTACTCCATTCGGAGTGCACCAAGTGCAACTACAGGACTGAGTCCTCACGAGGTGCTGATGGGAAGACCAATGTCCACAGGGACAAGTCCCCCACTGACACCACACAAAGCTACTCTGCTTTGGACGGATGAGTTCATGACTGAGTATGTGAAAAGACTAACAGAGATTTTGAGAAAGTATCATTTACAGGTGGCTGACAGACTCCCCAAACCATCGGAAGAACCAATTCATTCCTTTCGAGAAGGTGACCTGGTATTAATCAAATCTCTGGAAAAAGTGTCTTTGTCTCCTAGGTGGAAAGGTCCATACCAGGTGCTGCTGACTACTAGGACGGCCCTGAAGGTCGAAGGCAGAGCAGAATGGATCCACGCCACAAG TAGGTTCGGGCAGGGGACAGGTCAAGTCGGtccaaatgagagagagacaggagtcTCTCTGATTCCAGGCGAAGGAGAGCGGAAAGGCTTTCCTTCTCATGACACAGTCGGTGCCATGAACCCAGTGCCCCATGGACAGGGGCGCCCTTTGCAGAATGATCCAGAAAATGCAGACCAAGAGCCAGATCTTGGACATACGGACAAATCAATGAGCCCATTGGGACTCTACAACACT AGGATCACTCCAGGAGGATGGATTCCACATCACCATGCATCGTATGTGCTAGTAACCTCTCCATGGTGA
- the LOC121912513 gene encoding uncharacterized protein LOC121912513 isoform X2: protein MPVEVNGSRVDIMVDSGATISTVKADEHVCTPTPNFVTTVGVSGVPVVEPLSQRAKITVEGSDVQHSFLISEKSPINLMGRDLLCKLHATIQCTPDGLFLSLPDVKAAHAFQFLKTIADCLYCWSLTDFNMASSFTVSSIQKIAQISPACATQMSAMRPVLQCHCTAAFNPPEVYKQLADVFLNTQEGLECEQCLFVGPQGCAIPIRLSDAQRKLVNDKDSFPYITVAVSPGCDPQQLESMVAQCQALRGAAQTPQTQTITHLGLELYMLSLTEHIQLPQSRFVLQQPPLPTQYGPPSELSEVPSILWAKHKNHVGFVNSAPPHEVTLKPGAKLPMVRQYNLPHKSIAGIEGVIQSLLDQGVLVQTTSPCNTPILPIPKANRPDEWRFVQDLQAINSIVVPTAPIVPDTNSILASLPSNSTHYTVIDLSSAFFSIPLHPDSQYLFAFTFKGKQYTWQRLPQGFVESPTVYAAAVKRDLDDLHFPGGSTLLQYADDLLIASPSQEACRTDSILLLQRLAECGHRASLAKLQFCRSEVTYLGHVLKNGQRLLSPERLKLLVNMPPPTTKKQMLSFLGMANYCRHWIFEYAAMDSVLRNATLQSAPPKVQWTEDMNKAFQDLKHALTLAPALGLPDYHQPFHLHVHERDGFATGILVQKHGSHYRPVAYYSSRLTPVVLGMPGCLRAVAAVAIMIEKSSPIVLAHDCVVHVPHAVLHILNTSATQHMTAARRSGYEAIILHSPHITLKRSPPLNPATLLPLIDTDDEHDCITTIDLCTSPRPDLLQTPIPNSDLIFYTDGSASRPSDSTHLAGYAVVNDWGVVEAKALPPGTSAQAAELYALTRACILASGKVATIYTDSRYAFGAAHDFGQLWKMRGFVSSSGKPLQHHTLVNDLLDAILRPSQLAIIKCAAHTNGTDPVSRGNAMADTAAKQAALSSPSLVLQCASTQPTNPIPVPSANDVVTMQNHADDRERSLWLRKGCKVDAESGLWLHPDGRPVCPRALLHVLARVTHGPAHVGRGVMNDVIRSQWFAPGITQVSQTLVDSCMICQQTRKKNSTVKHDHLEPPSGPFVNMQIDFVHMPSSQGFKYLLVITDRFSKWVEAFATKKEDARTVVKCLLKEVIPRYGVPQGIDSDRGPAFVSKITQGLSEILGFKWQLHVPYHPQSSGQVERMNATIKDRLTKTVLATGLKWPDALPIVLYSIRSAPSATTGLSPHEVLMGRPMSTGTSPPLTPHKATLLWTDEFMTEYVKRLTEILRKYHLQVADRLPKPSEEPIHSFREGDLVLIKSLEKVSLSPRWKGPYQVLLTTRTALKVEGRAEWIHATRFGQGTGQVGPNERETGVSLIPGEGERKGFPSHDTVGAMNPVPHGQGRPLQNDPENADQEPDLGHTDKSMSPLGLYNTRITPGGWIPHHHASYVLVTSPW from the exons ATGCCTGTTGAAGTAAATGGTAGTAGAGTTGACATTATGGTAGATAGTGGGGCCACAATTTCCACTGTTAAAGCTGATGAGCATGTATGTACACCAACACCTAATTTTGTCACCACCGTGGGTGTTTCCGGCGTTCCTGTTGTTGAGCCACTATCACAGAGAGCTAAAATAACTGTTGAAGGTTCAGATGTGCAACATTCTTTCCTGATTTCTGAGAAAAGTCCAATTAATCTCATGGGACGAGATTTACTTTGCAAGCTACATGCCACCATTCAATGCACACCTGATGGATTGTTTTTAAGCCTACCTGATGTGAAGGCTGCTCatgcatttcagtttttgaaaactATTGctgattgtttgtattgttggtCATTGACTGATTTTAACATGGCTTCCAGTTTCACAGTATCTAGCATTCAAAAAATTGCTCAAATTTCACCAGCATGTGCAACACAGATGTCTGCCATGAGGCCTGTACTACAGTGTCACTGTACAGCAGCATTTAACCCCCCAGAGGTGTACAAACAAttagctgatgtgtttttgaatacACAAGAGGGGTTGGAGTGtgaacaatgtttgtttgttggtccACAGGGATGTGCAATTCCAATTCGGTTATCTGACGCACAGCGCAAATTGGTTAATGATAAAGATTCATTTCCATACATCACTGTAGCTGTCTCTCCTGGCTGTGACCCACAACAGCTTGAAAGCATGGTGGCACAGTGCCAGGCATTGAGAGGAGCTGCGCAGACTCCTCAAACTCAAACAATAACACACTTGGGCCTTGAGCTGTACATGTTATCTTTAACTGAGCACATCCAGCTACCTCAGAGTAGGTTTGTTTTGCAACAACCACCCCTCCCCACACAGTATGGGCCTCCATCAGAGCTTTCAGAGGTTCCATCTATTTTATGGGCTAAACATAAAAACCATGTGGGTTTTGTGAATTCGGCTCCACCTCACGAAGTCACACTCAAACCTGGTGCTAAACTACCAATGGTCAGGCAATACAATTTGCCACACAAGTCAATTGCTGGTATTGAAGGTGTAATTCAGTCTTTACTGGATCAAGGTGTGTTGGTTCAAACAACAAGCCCATGTAACACACCCATTTTACCCATTCCAAAAGCAAACCGCCCAGATGAATGGCGTTTTGTACAAGATTTGCAAGCTATTAATAGCATTGTAGTGCCAACAGCTCCAATTGTGCCAGACACAAATTcgattttagcttcactaccaTCCAACTCAACACACTACACAGTCATTGATTTGAGTTCAGCTTTTTTCTCAATCCCGTTGCATCCAGATAGCCAGTATCTGTTTGCATTCACATTCAAAGGAAAACAGTACACCTGGCAGCGTTTGCCTCAGGGTTTTGTCGAGAGTCCTACAGTTTACGCAGCAGCAGTGAAACGGGACTTGGATGACCTCCACTTTCCAGGGGGCTCCACTCTCCTACAGTATGCAGATGACCTCCTGATAGCTTCACCATCACAGGAAGCTTGTCGAACGGACTCCATCTTGCTCCTACAGAGACTAGCTGAGTGTGGTCATAGAGCATCACTTGCCAAACTGCAATTTTGTCGGTCTGAGGTGACATACTTGGgtcatgttttgaaaaatggacAGCGCCTGTTGTCACCGGAGAGGTTGAAACTGCTGGTTAACATGCCTCCTCCCACAACCAAGAAACAAATGCTCTCGTTCTTGGGGATGGCGAATTATTGCAGACATTGGATCTTTGAGTATGCTGCTATGGACTCTGTTTTGCGAAACGCCACACTGCAATCAGCTCCTCCCAAGGTGCAGTGGACTGAGGACATGAACAAAGCTTTTCAGGACCTGAAACATGCTCTCACCTTGGCTCCGGCATTGGGGCTGCCGGACTATCATCAGCCGTTCCATCTGCATGTACATGAACGAGATGGCTTTGCTACAGGCATTCTCGTGCAAAAACATGGGTCTCATTACCGTCCAGTTGCGTACTACTCCTCTCGACTAACCCCTGTGGTTCTTGGCATGCCAGGTTGCTTAAGAGCGGTGGCCGCCGTTGCCATCATGATTGAGAAATCTTCTCCAATTGTACTGGCTCATGACTGTGTTGTGCACGTTCCACATGCAGTACTTCACATCTTGAACACATCTGCTACCCAACACATGACAGCTGCACGTCGTTCAGGCTATGAAGCAATCATTCTTCATAGTCCACACATCACTTTAAAACGCTCACCTCCATTGAATCCAGCTACTCTCCTTCCATTGATTGACACAGATGATGAGCATGATTGCATCACAACTATTGACCTGTGTACATCCCCAAGGCCAGACTTGTTGCAGACACCAATACCCaattctgatttgattttttacaCTGATGGTTCAGCTAGCAGACCATCTGATAGCACACATCTAGCTGGCTATGCAGTAGTTAACGATTGGGGGGTAGTAGAGGCAAAAGCACTGCCTCCAGGTACCTCTGCTCAAGCAGCAGAACTGTATGCTCTAACTAGAGCGTGTATTCTTGCTTCTGGTAAGGTGGCTACTATTTACACTGACTCAAGATATGCATTTGGCGCTGCTCATGATTTTGGCCAGTTATGGAAGATGAGAGGTTTTGTGTCATCTTCTGGAAAACCACTACAGCATCACACTTTGGTTAATGACCTGTTAGATGCTATTTTGCGCCCATCTCAGCTTGCAATCATCAAATGTGCTGCTCACACGAATGGAACTGATCCTGTTTCACGAGGAAATGCAATGGCTGACACTGCAGCCAAACAAGCGGcactttcctctccctctttggTACTTCAATGTGCCTCCACACAACCTACCAATCCAATTCCAGTTCCTTCCGCTAATGATGTCGTGACAATGCAAAATCACGCTGATGACAGGGAGCGAAGTCTTTGGTTGCGTAAAGGTTGTAAAGTTGACGCGGAGTCTGGCTTGTGGCTCCACCCTGATGGTCGACCGGTTTGCCCTCGAGCTCTCCTTCATGTGCTGGCACGTGTGACGCATGGTCCAGCGCATGTTGGAAGAGGGGTGATGAATGATGTTATTCGCTCACAGTGGTTTGCTCCAGGCATTACTCAAGTTTCACAAACACTTGTGGATAGTTGTATGATATGTCAACAGACCAGAAAAAAGAATAGCACAGTGAAACATGACCACTTAGAACCCCCATCAGGTCCttttgtaaatatgcaaatagatTTTGTACATATGCCAAGCTCACAAGGCTTCAAATACTTGCTAGTCATAACCGACAGGTTCTCGAAGTGGGTAGAAGCTTTTGCAACGAAAAAAGAAGATGCAAGAACAGTTGTAAAGTGTCTGCTAAAAGAGGTAATCCCTAGGTACGGAGTGCCGCAGGGAATAGATAGCGACAGAGGTCCAGCTTTTGTGTCAAAAATCACTCAGGGACTGTCAGAAATCTTAGGATTTAAGTGGCAGTTACATGTTCCTTATCATCCACAGAGTTCAGGTCAAGTTGAGAGAATGAATGCAACTATCAAAGACAGATTGACCAAAACAGTCCTAGCCACAGGCCTGAAATGGCCTGATGCACTGCCGATTGTGCTGTACTCCATTCGGAGTGCACCAAGTGCAACTACAGGACTGAGTCCTCACGAGGTGCTGATGGGAAGACCAATGTCCACAGGGACAAGTCCCCCACTGACACCACACAAAGCTACTCTGCTTTGGACGGATGAGTTCATGACTGAGTATGTGAAAAGACTAACAGAGATTTTGAGAAAGTATCATTTACAGGTGGCTGACAGACTCCCCAAACCATCGGAAGAACCAATTCATTCCTTTCGAGAAGGTGACCTGGTATTAATCAAATCTCTGGAAAAAGTGTCTTTGTCTCCTAGGTGGAAAGGTCCATACCAGGTGCTGCTGACTACTAGGACGGCCCTGAAGGTCGAAGGCAGAGCAGAATGGATCCACGCCACAAG GTTCGGGCAGGGGACAGGTCAAGTCGGtccaaatgagagagagacaggagtcTCTCTGATTCCAGGCGAAGGAGAGCGGAAAGGCTTTCCTTCTCATGACACAGTCGGTGCCATGAACCCAGTGCCCCATGGACAGGGGCGCCCTTTGCAGAATGATCCAGAAAATGCAGACCAAGAGCCAGATCTTGGACATACGGACAAATCAATGAGCCCATTGGGACTCTACAACACT AGGATCACTCCAGGAGGATGGATTCCACATCACCATGCATCGTATGTGCTAGTAACCTCTCCATGGTGA